A region of Arabidopsis thaliana chromosome 5, partial sequence DNA encodes the following proteins:
- the DPB gene encoding Transcription factor DP (DPB; CONTAINS InterPro DOMAIN/s: Transcription factor E2F/dimerisation partner (TDP) (InterPro:IPR003316), Transcription factor DP, C-terminal (InterPro:IPR014889), Winged helix-turn-helix transcription repressor DNA-binding (InterPro:IPR011991), Transcription factor DP (InterPro:IPR015648), Transcription factor DP, subgroup (InterPro:IPR016556); BEST Arabidopsis thaliana protein match is: Transcription factor DP (TAIR:AT5G02470.3).), with protein MTTTGSNSNHNHHESNNNNNNPSTRSWGTAVSGQSVSTSGSMGSPSSRSEQTITVVTSTSDTTFQRLNNLDIQGDDAGSQGASGVKKKKRGQRAAGPDKTGRGLLCEKVESKGRTTYNEVADELVAEFALPNNDGTSPDQQQYDEKNIRRRVYDALNVLMAMDIISKDKKEIQWRGLPRTSLSDIEELKNERLSLRNRIEKKTAYSQELEEQYVGLQNLIQRNEHLYSSGNAPSGGVALPFILVQTRPHATVEVEISEDMQLVHFDFNSTPFELHDDNFVLKTMKFCDQPPQQPNGRNNSQLVCHNFTPENPNKGPSTGPTPQLDMYETHLQSQQHQQHSQLQIIPMPETNNVTSSADTAPVKSPSLPGIMNSSMKPEN; from the exons ATGACAACTACTGGGTCTAATTCTAATCACAACCACCATGAAAGcaataataacaacaataaccCTAGTACTAGGTCTTGGGGCACGGCGGTTTCAGGTCAATCTGTGTCTACTAGCGGCAGTATGGGCTCTCCGTCGAGCCGGAGTGAGCAAACCATCACCGTTGTTACATCTACTAGCGACACTACTTTTCAACGCCTGAATAATTTGGACATTCAAGGTGATGATGCTGGTTCTCAAGGAGCTTCTGG tgttaagaagaagaagaggggaCAGCGTGCGGCTGGTCCAGATAAGACTGGAAGAGGACTAC TTTGTGAAAAGGTGGAAAGCAAAGGAAGGACAACTTACAATGAG GTTGCAGACGAGCTTGTTGCTGAATTTGCACTTCCAAATAACGATGGAACATCCCCTGATCAG CAACAGTATGATGAGAAAAACATAAGACGAAGAGTATATGATGCTTTAAACGTCCTCATGGCTATGGATATAATATCCAaggataaaaaagaaattcaatgGAGAGGTCTTCCTCGGACAAGCTTAAGCGACATTGAAGAATTAAAG aacGAACGACTCTCACTTAGGAACagaattgagaagaaaactgCATATTCCCAAGAACTGGAAGAACAA TATGTAGGCCTTCAGAATCTGATACAGAGAAATGAGCACTTATATAGCTCAGGAAATGCTCCCAGTGGCGGTGTTGCTCTTCCTTTTATCCTTGTCCAG ACTCGTCCTCACGCAACAGTAGAAGTGGAGATATCAGAAGATATGCAGCTCGTGCATTTTGATTTCAACAG CACTCCATTTGAGCTCCACGACGACAATTTTGTCCTCAAGACTATGAAGTTTTGTGATCAACCGCCGCAACAACCAAACGGTCGGAACAACAGCCAGCTGGTTTGTCACAATTTCACGCCAGAAAACCCTAACAAAGGCCCCAGCACAGGTCCAACACCGCAGCTGGATATGTACGAGACTCATCTTCAATCGCAACAACATCAGCAGCATTCTCAGCTACAAATCATTCCTATGCCTGAGACTAACAACGTTACTTCCAGCGCTGATACTGCTCCAGTGAAATCCCCGTCTCTTCCAGGGATAATGAACTCCAGCATGAAGCCGGAGAATTGA
- a CDS encoding uncharacterized protein (unknown protein; Has 48 Blast hits to 48 proteins in 14 species: Archae - 0; Bacteria - 0; Metazoa - 23; Fungi - 0; Plants - 6; Viruses - 0; Other Eukaryotes - 19 (source: NCBI BLink).) — MNIDSDYGYKKWKMKRRGEEDSELERALMIIDEEMEIWAKKKEVKDEVDDECLFVSALTTHCGESGNKIQEAKRLEFVKRTVAMKNESEYWFKKWEMKKQSEEDSDVEIAQMMSEEEIEIWAKEKEAEAEGEADEGKVWGLKEKTDYWEERKVHFVTEAKYWEIMYGYLS; from the exons ATGAATATTGATTCAGATTACGGTTACAAGAAGTGGAAGATGAAACGGCgaggtgaagaagattctgaGTTGGAGAGAGCATTGATGATAATAGACGAGGAGATGGAAATATGGGCTAAGAAGAAAGAGGTTAAGGATGAGGTAGATGATG AATGCTTATTTGTCTCCGCCCTCACCACACACTGCGGTGAATCTGGAAACAAGATCCAGGAGGCTAAACGCCTCGAGTTCGTGAAGAGGACGGTAGCAATGAAGAATGAGTCCGAGTACTGGTTCAAGAAGtgggagatgaagaagcagagtgaagaagattctgaCGTTGAGATTGCACAGATGATgtcagaagaagagattgaaatttgggcaaaggagaaagaagctgaGGCTGAGGGTGAGGCTGATGAGGGTAAGGTTTGGGgtttgaaagagaagacagATTACTGGGAGGAGCGTAAAGTTCACTTTGTTACCGAGGCTAAGTATTGGGAGATCATGTACGGGTACTTAAGTTGA
- a CDS encoding Class II aaRS and biotin synthetases superfamily protein (Class II aaRS and biotin synthetases superfamily protein; FUNCTIONS IN: histidine-tRNA ligase activity, aminoacyl-tRNA ligase activity, nucleotide binding, ATP binding; INVOLVED IN: histidyl-tRNA aminoacylation, translation, tRNA aminoacylation for protein translation; LOCATED IN: cytoplasm; CONTAINS InterPro DOMAIN/s: Aminoacyl-tRNA synthetase, class II (G/ H/ P/ S), conserved domain (InterPro:IPR002314), Aminoacyl-tRNA synthetase, class II, conserved domain (InterPro:IPR006195), Histidyl-tRNA synthetase, class IIa (InterPro:IPR004516); BEST Arabidopsis thaliana protein match is: Histidyl-tRNA synthetase 1 (TAIR:AT3G46100.1); Has 9735 Blast hits to 9726 proteins in 2912 species: Archae - 252; Bacteria - 6828; Metazoa - 173; Fungi - 149; Plants - 82; Viruses - 0; Other Eukaryotes - 2251 (source: NCBI BLink).) has protein sequence MRAIHIVTTRLSSSFIRPVLLDFVSCSPLRQFSTPRRFICAASKVNGGGRSGSIVAPLVVNEEFQNIDVNPPKGTRDFPPEDMRLRNWLFNHFKEVSRLFGYEEVDFPVLETEALFIRKAGEEIRDQLYCFEDRGNRRVALRPELTPSLARLVIQKGKSVSLPLKWFAVGQCWRYERMTRGRRREHYQWNMDIIGVPEVTAEAELISSIMTFFKRIGITASDVGFKVSSRKVLQEFLKKYGVPEDLFGRVCFIIDKVSNLNIN, from the exons ATGCGAGCAATTCACATCGTGACGACGCGATTGAGCTCCAGCTTTATTAGGCCTGTTCTTCTTGACTTCGTTTCTTGTTCGCCTCTACGCCAGTTCTCTACCCCTAGGCGCTTTATCTGTGCCGCGAGCAAGGTCAATGGAGGAGGCAGGTCAGGTTCGATTGTTGCTCCATTGGTAGTGAATGAAGAATTTCAGAACATCGATGTCAATCCTCCTAAAGGAACTCGTGATTTCCCTCCTGAGGATATGCGACTCCGCAACTGGCTCTTCAACCACTTCAAAGAG GTCTCACGGTTATTTGGGTATGAGGAAGTGGATTTTCCAGTACTGGAGACGGAGGCATTGTTCATCAGAAAAGCTGGGGAGGAGATTAGAGACCAA CTTTACTGCTTTGAAGATAGGGGTAATCGCCGTGTAGCATTGAGGCCTGAGCTTACACCTTCTTTAGCGAGGCTTGTCATACAGAAAGG AAAATCTGTTTCCCTTCCATTGAAGTGGTTTGCTGTTGGGCAGTGTTGGAGATATGAGAGAATGACACGAGGAAGGCGACGTGAGCATTACCAGTGGAATATGGATATTATTGGTGTGCCTGAAGTTACA GCTGAAGCAGAACTAATTTCATCTATAATGACATTCTTCAAGCGAATTGGAATCACTGCATCAGATGTGGGTTTTAAGGTTTCAAGCCGCAAG GttttacaagaatttttaaaaaagtatgGTGTACCCGAAGACCTGTTTGGAAGAGTTTGCTTCATTATAGACAAGGTTAGCAATCTAAACATCAATTAA
- a CDS encoding Heavy metal transport/detoxification superfamily protein (Heavy metal transport/detoxification superfamily protein; FUNCTIONS IN: metal ion binding; INVOLVED IN: metal ion transport; EXPRESSED IN: 24 plant structures; EXPRESSED DURING: 13 growth stages; CONTAINS InterPro DOMAIN/s: Heavy metal transport/detoxification protein (InterPro:IPR006121); BEST Arabidopsis thaliana protein match is: Heavy metal transport/detoxification superfamily protein (TAIR:AT2G36950.1); Has 4632 Blast hits to 3385 proteins in 434 species: Archae - 9; Bacteria - 451; Metazoa - 988; Fungi - 256; Plants - 2406; Viruses - 0; Other Eukaryotes - 522 (source: NCBI BLink).) — MGEKKEETATKPQGEKKPTDGGITTVVMKLDMHCEGCGKKIKRIFKHFKGVEDVKIDYKSNKLTVIGNVDPVEVRDKVADKIKRPVELVSTVAPPKKETPPSSGGAEKKPSPAAEEKPAEKKPAAVEKPGEKKEEKKKEEGEKKASPPPPPKESTVVLKTKLHCEGCEHKIKRIVNKIKGVNSVAIDSAKDLVIVKGIIDVKQLTPYLNEKLKRTVEVVPAKKDDGAPVAAAAAAPAGGEKKDKVAGEKKEIKDVGEKKVDGGGEKKKEVAVGGGGGGGGGGGDGGAMDVKKSEYNGYGYPPQPMYYYPEGQVYGQQHYMMQGQSSQSYVQEPYSNQGYVQESYMNQGYGQGYGQEAPPPPYMNQQGYADPYGHMRAPELFSDENPNGCSVM; from the exons aTGGGTGAG aaaaaggaagaaacggCGACGAAACCTcaaggagagaagaaacctACCGATGGTGGAATCACCACCGTCGTTATGAAGCTTGATATGCATTGTGAAGGTTGCggcaaaaaaatcaaacgCATCTTCAAACATTTCAAAG GTGTGGAAGATGTGAAGATTGATTATAAGAGTAACAAATTGACGGTGATCGGAAACGTAGATCCAGTGGAAGTTCGTGATAAAGTGGCCGACAAAATTAAGAGACCAGTCGAACTTGTCTCTACAGTAGCGCCGCCGAAGAAAGAGACACCTCCTTCATCAGGCGGTGCAGAGAAGAAGCCTTCTCCGGCAGCGGAGGAGAAACCGGCTGAGAAGAAACCAGCCGCCGTTGAGAAACCCggtgagaaaaaagaagagaagaagaaagaggaaggagagaagaaagcttctcctccaccaccacctaaAGAG AGTACTGTGGTTTTGAAGACCAAGTTACATTGTGAAGGTTGCgaacacaaaatcaaaagaatagtcaacaaaattaaag ggGTTAATTCGGTTGCTATTGATAGTGCCAAGGATTTGGTTATAGTTAAGGGGATCATTGACGTGAAACAACTCACTCCTTATCTTAACGAGAAGCTTAAACGCACGGTGGAAGTTGTTCCGGCCAAAAAGGATGACGGAGCACCAGTGGCAGCTGCAGCGGCGGCTCCAGCTGGCGGTGAGAAGAAGGACAAAGTTGCtggtgaaaagaaagagattaaaGATGTTGGAGAAAAGAAAGTCGACGGTGgtggtgagaagaagaaagaagttgcTGTTGgcggcggtggaggaggaggtggaggtggaggagacGGTGGTGCTATGGATGTGAAGAAATCGGAGTATAACGGTTACGGTTATCCTCCACAGCCGATGTATTACTACCCAGAAGGACAAGTATACGGTCAACAACATTACATGATGCAAGGTCAATCATCGCAATCGTATGTACAAGAACCGTATTCGAACCAAGGATACGTGCAAGAATCGTATATGAACCAAGGTTACGGTCAAGGGTATGGACAAGAagctccaccaccaccatataTGAACCAACAAGGTTACGCAGATCCTTATGGTCACATGCGTGCGCCTGAGTTGTTTAGTGATGAGAATCCAAATGGGTGTTCTGTGATGTGA
- a CDS encoding hypothetical protein (DUF295) (Protein of unknown function (DUF295); FUNCTIONS IN: molecular_function unknown; INVOLVED IN: biological_process unknown; LOCATED IN: chloroplast; EXPRESSED IN: 10 plant structures; EXPRESSED DURING: 7 growth stages; CONTAINS InterPro DOMAIN/s: Protein of unknown function DUF295 (InterPro:IPR005174); BEST Arabidopsis thaliana protein match is: Protein of unknown function (DUF295) (TAIR:AT1G68960.1); Has 276 Blast hits to 270 proteins in 9 species: Archae - 0; Bacteria - 0; Metazoa - 0; Fungi - 0; Plants - 276; Viruses - 0; Other Eukaryotes - 0 (source: NCBI BLink).) — MSQLLGRTAKISSVVKKQRLCFSELRSFSTAATPYLLLKDTNYRAASGGSVVDINLYDPRKKEIVKIRDQYLSEELQCTMKMGSSRGWIVAKTIYEPTLYLTNIFNPCASVSSHKVFNLPPLEDDAKARISSISLSASPNQQDCVLAVKSSSSPFLSLWRPGDSAWTRIKVPFPASNVMMYSGRDRKFYLLPRESKEECEGPIDLINTSSDDFPQVTLYQRFPNSDIPVSRQEQLLSSIKTRYLVESPSGDSFIVYWCNERSFYWKKGEVKPWTGKNPPPSRISCRLKTRTFVVFRQDSEQGIGSYTEDIGDLCIFLGHREAFCVSATEYPGLRPNSVYYATSGTGFGYYDLSSNTLHDVIHEGLFSWIAPLQ; from the exons aTGTCTCAGCTTTTGGGTCGAACCGCTAAGATCTCCTCAGTTGTGAAGAAGCAGAGACTCTGTTTCAGTGAACTGCGGTCTTTCTCCACGGCGGCGACGCCGTATCTGCTTTTAAAGGATACCAACTACAGGGCGGCGTCTGGTGGATCAGTGGTCGACATTAACCTGTATGATCCGAGGAAGAAGGAAATAGTGAAAATTCGCGACCAATATCTGTCGGAGGAGCTCCAATGTACGATGAAGATGGGATCTTCGAGGGGATGGATTGTTGCGAAGACGATATACGAGCCCACATTGTATCTCACTAATATCTTCAACCCGTGTGCCTCTGTTTCGTCACATAAGGTTTTCAATCTGCCTCCATTGGAGGATGATGCTAAAGCTCGTATCTCCAGTATCTCTCTATCAGCCTCTCCAAACCAGCAAGACTGTGTATTGGCAGTCAAGTCCTCTAGTAGTCCATTCCTCAGCCTGTGGCGGCCTGGTGACTCGGCTTGGACACGCATCAAGGTCCCGTTTCCTGCCTCCAATGTGATGATGTATTCTGGAAGAGACCGCAAGTTCTATCTCCTCCCCAGGGAGAGTAAGGAAGAGTGTGAGGGTCCCATTGATCTCATCAACACTAGCTCCGACGACTTCCCTCAGGTGACTCTGTACCAGAGATTCCCTAACTCTGACATCCCCGTGAGTAGGCAAGAACAGCTTCTCTCAAGTATCAAGACTCGATACCTGGTCGAGTCACCTTCTGGCGACTCCTTCATCGTTTACTG GTGTAATGAGAGATCCTTCTATTGGAAGAAAGGAGAAGTGAAGCCGTGGACCGGAAAGAACCCTCCTCCTTCAAGGATCTCTTGCAGGCTTAAGACCAGAACCTTTGTGGTTTTTAGACAAGACAGTGAGCAAGGAATCGGTTCATACACTGAAGACATTGGCGATCTCTGCATTTTCCTAGGCCATAGGGAGGCCTTTTGCGTCTCTGCAACCGAATATCCCGGACTTCGCCCTAATTCTGTCTACTATGCAACCTCGGGCACGGGGTTTGGTTACTACGACCTCTCCTCCAACACTCTCCACGACGTTATCCATGAGGGCCTTTTCTCGTGGATTGCCCCACTCCAGTGA
- the DPB gene encoding Transcription factor DP (DPB; CONTAINS InterPro DOMAIN/s: Winged helix-turn-helix transcription repressor DNA-binding (InterPro:IPR011991), Transcription factor E2F/dimerisation partner (TDP) (InterPro:IPR003316), Transcription factor DP, C-terminal (InterPro:IPR014889), Transcription factor DP (InterPro:IPR015648), Transcription factor DP, subgroup (InterPro:IPR016556); BEST Arabidopsis thaliana protein match is: Transcription factor DP (TAIR:AT5G02470.3); Has 509 Blast hits to 501 proteins in 101 species: Archae - 0; Bacteria - 0; Metazoa - 249; Fungi - 7; Plants - 91; Viruses - 0; Other Eukaryotes - 162 (source: NCBI BLink).): MTTTGSNSNHNHHESNNNNNNPSTRSWGTAVSGQSVSTSGSMGSPSSRSEQTITVVTSTSDTTFQRLNNLDIQGDDAGSQGASGVKKKKRGQRAAGPDKTGRGLRQFSMKVCEKVESKGRTTYNEVADELVAEFALPNNDGTSPDQQQYDEKNIRRRVYDALNVLMAMDIISKDKKEIQWRGLPRTSLSDIEELKNERLSLRNRIEKKTAYSQELEEQYVGLQNLIQRNEHLYSSGNAPSGGVALPFILVQTRPHATVEVEISEDMQLVHFDFNSTPFELHDDNFVLKTMKFCDQPPQQPNGRNNSQLVCHNFTPENPNKGPSTGPTPQLDMYETHLQSQQHQQHSQLQIIPMPETNNVTSSADTAPVKSPSLPGIMNSSMKPEN; this comes from the exons ATGACAACTACTGGGTCTAATTCTAATCACAACCACCATGAAAGcaataataacaacaataaccCTAGTACTAGGTCTTGGGGCACGGCGGTTTCAGGTCAATCTGTGTCTACTAGCGGCAGTATGGGCTCTCCGTCGAGCCGGAGTGAGCAAACCATCACCGTTGTTACATCTACTAGCGACACTACTTTTCAACGCCTGAATAATTTGGACATTCAAGGTGATGATGCTGGTTCTCAAGGAGCTTCTGG tgttaagaagaagaagaggggaCAGCGTGCGGCTGGTCCAGATAAGACTGGAAGAGGACTACGTCAATTTAGTATGAAAG TTTGTGAAAAGGTGGAAAGCAAAGGAAGGACAACTTACAATGAG GTTGCAGACGAGCTTGTTGCTGAATTTGCACTTCCAAATAACGATGGAACATCCCCTGATCAG CAACAGTATGATGAGAAAAACATAAGACGAAGAGTATATGATGCTTTAAACGTCCTCATGGCTATGGATATAATATCCAaggataaaaaagaaattcaatgGAGAGGTCTTCCTCGGACAAGCTTAAGCGACATTGAAGAATTAAAG aacGAACGACTCTCACTTAGGAACagaattgagaagaaaactgCATATTCCCAAGAACTGGAAGAACAA TATGTAGGCCTTCAGAATCTGATACAGAGAAATGAGCACTTATATAGCTCAGGAAATGCTCCCAGTGGCGGTGTTGCTCTTCCTTTTATCCTTGTCCAG ACTCGTCCTCACGCAACAGTAGAAGTGGAGATATCAGAAGATATGCAGCTCGTGCATTTTGATTTCAACAG CACTCCATTTGAGCTCCACGACGACAATTTTGTCCTCAAGACTATGAAGTTTTGTGATCAACCGCCGCAACAACCAAACGGTCGGAACAACAGCCAGCTGGTTTGTCACAATTTCACGCCAGAAAACCCTAACAAAGGCCCCAGCACAGGTCCAACACCGCAGCTGGATATGTACGAGACTCATCTTCAATCGCAACAACATCAGCAGCATTCTCAGCTACAAATCATTCCTATGCCTGAGACTAACAACGTTACTTCCAGCGCTGATACTGCTCCAGTGAAATCCCCGTCTCTTCCAGGGATAATGAACTCCAGCATGAAGCCGGAGAATTGA
- a CDS encoding Heavy metal transport/detoxification superfamily protein (Heavy metal transport/detoxification superfamily protein; FUNCTIONS IN: metal ion binding; INVOLVED IN: metal ion transport; EXPRESSED IN: 24 plant structures; EXPRESSED DURING: 13 growth stages; CONTAINS InterPro DOMAIN/s: Heavy metal transport/detoxification protein (InterPro:IPR006121); BEST Arabidopsis thaliana protein match is: Heavy metal transport/detoxification superfamily protein (TAIR:AT2G36950.1); Has 4435 Blast hits to 3252 proteins in 419 species: Archae - 9; Bacteria - 432; Metazoa - 923; Fungi - 249; Plants - 2333; Viruses - 0; Other Eukaryotes - 489 (source: NCBI BLink).), with product MKLDMHCEGCGKKIKRIFKHFKGVEDVKIDYKSNKLTVIGNVDPVEVRDKVADKIKRPVELVSTVAPPKKETPPSSGGAEKKPSPAAEEKPAEKKPAAVEKPGEKKEEKKKEEGEKKASPPPPPKESTVVLKTKLHCEGCEHKIKRIVNKIKGVNSVAIDSAKDLVIVKGIIDVKQLTPYLNEKLKRTVEVVPAKKDDGAPVAAAAAAPAGGEKKDKVAGEKKEIKDVGEKKVDGGGEKKKEVAVGGGGGGGGGGGDGGAMDVKKSEYNGYGYPPQPMYYYPEGQVYGQQHYMMQGQSSQSYVQEPYSNQGYVQESYMNQGYGQGYGQEAPPPPYMNQQGYADPYGHMRAPELFSDENPNGCSVM from the exons ATGAAGCTTGATATGCATTGTGAAGGTTGCggcaaaaaaatcaaacgCATCTTCAAACATTTCAAAG GTGTGGAAGATGTGAAGATTGATTATAAGAGTAACAAATTGACGGTGATCGGAAACGTAGATCCAGTGGAAGTTCGTGATAAAGTGGCCGACAAAATTAAGAGACCAGTCGAACTTGTCTCTACAGTAGCGCCGCCGAAGAAAGAGACACCTCCTTCATCAGGCGGTGCAGAGAAGAAGCCTTCTCCGGCAGCGGAGGAGAAACCGGCTGAGAAGAAACCAGCCGCCGTTGAGAAACCCggtgagaaaaaagaagagaagaagaaagaggaaggagagaagaaagcttctcctccaccaccacctaaAGAG AGTACTGTGGTTTTGAAGACCAAGTTACATTGTGAAGGTTGCgaacacaaaatcaaaagaatagtcaacaaaattaaag ggGTTAATTCGGTTGCTATTGATAGTGCCAAGGATTTGGTTATAGTTAAGGGGATCATTGACGTGAAACAACTCACTCCTTATCTTAACGAGAAGCTTAAACGCACGGTGGAAGTTGTTCCGGCCAAAAAGGATGACGGAGCACCAGTGGCAGCTGCAGCGGCGGCTCCAGCTGGCGGTGAGAAGAAGGACAAAGTTGCtggtgaaaagaaagagattaaaGATGTTGGAGAAAAGAAAGTCGACGGTGgtggtgagaagaagaaagaagttgcTGTTGgcggcggtggaggaggaggtggaggtggaggagacGGTGGTGCTATGGATGTGAAGAAATCGGAGTATAACGGTTACGGTTATCCTCCACAGCCGATGTATTACTACCCAGAAGGACAAGTATACGGTCAACAACATTACATGATGCAAGGTCAATCATCGCAATCGTATGTACAAGAACCGTATTCGAACCAAGGATACGTGCAAGAATCGTATATGAACCAAGGTTACGGTCAAGGGTATGGACAAGAagctccaccaccaccatataTGAACCAACAAGGTTACGCAGATCCTTATGGTCACATGCGTGCGCCTGAGTTGTTTAGTGATGAGAATCCAAATGGGTGTTCTGTGATGTGA